From Pan paniscus chromosome 6, NHGRI_mPanPan1-v2.0_pri, whole genome shotgun sequence, one genomic window encodes:
- the LOC100980506 gene encoding filamin-C-like: MVTRGPGLSQAFVGQKNSFTVDCSKAGTNMMMVGVHGPKTPCEEVYVKHMGNRVYNVTYTVKEKGDYILIIKWGDESVPGSPFKVKVP; the protein is encoded by the exons ATGGTGACTCGGGGCCCTGGGCTATCCCAGGCCTTCGTGGGCCAGAAGAACTCCTTCACCGTGGACTGCAGCAAAGCAG gCACCAACATGATGATGGTGGGCGTGCACGGCCCCAAGACCCCCTGTGAGGAGGTGTACGTGAAGCACATGGGGAACCGGGTGTACAATGTCACCTACACTGTCAAGGAGAAAGGGGACTACATCCTTATCATCAAGTGGGGTGACGAAAGTGTCCCTGGAAGCCCCTTCAAAGTCAAGGTCCCTTGA